A single Methylobacterium sp. 17Sr1-1 DNA region contains:
- the galE gene encoding UDP-glucose 4-epimerase GalE encodes MAVLVTGGAGYIGSHMVLALIDAGHDEVVVLDDLSTGFDWALPPEVTLVRGDVADQNLVAETIRRHKIDALAHFAAKIVVPDSVSDPLGYYLANTVKSRALIEAAIKAGVRHVIFSSTAAVYGEPAVVPVPEDLTPNPINPYGRSKLMTEWMLEDAARAHGISYVVLRYFNVAGADPRGRSGQSTPNATHLIKVATQAALGKRGQLEVFGTDYPTPDGSCLRDYIQVSDLAAAHLVALNHLRGGGTSLTLNCGYGRGYSVLEVIDVVKSVSGVDFPVKLSPRRPGDPSRIVAGADRIRAELGWVPQHDDLREIVTQALAWEEALGRRNRV; translated from the coding sequence ATGGCGGTACTTGTCACGGGCGGCGCCGGATATATCGGCAGCCATATGGTGCTCGCCCTGATCGATGCCGGCCACGACGAAGTGGTGGTCCTCGACGATCTCTCGACCGGCTTCGACTGGGCGCTGCCGCCGGAAGTCACGCTGGTGCGCGGCGACGTCGCCGACCAGAATCTGGTGGCCGAGACCATCCGCCGGCACAAGATCGACGCCCTGGCGCACTTCGCCGCCAAGATCGTGGTGCCCGACTCGGTGTCGGATCCCCTCGGCTACTACCTCGCCAACACCGTCAAGTCGCGCGCGCTGATCGAGGCGGCGATCAAGGCGGGCGTGCGCCACGTGATCTTCTCCTCGACCGCCGCGGTCTACGGCGAGCCGGCGGTCGTGCCGGTGCCCGAGGACCTGACCCCGAACCCGATCAACCCCTACGGCCGCTCCAAGCTGATGACCGAGTGGATGCTGGAGGACGCCGCCCGCGCCCACGGCATCAGCTACGTGGTCCTGCGCTACTTCAACGTGGCGGGCGCCGATCCGCGCGGGCGCTCGGGCCAGTCGACCCCCAACGCCACCCACCTCATCAAGGTCGCGACGCAGGCGGCGTTGGGCAAGCGCGGCCAGCTCGAGGTGTTCGGCACCGACTATCCGACGCCGGACGGCTCGTGCCTGCGCGACTACATCCAGGTCTCGGACCTGGCGGCGGCCCACCTCGTGGCGCTCAACCACCTGCGCGGCGGGGGGACGAGCCTGACGCTCAATTGCGGCTACGGCCGCGGCTACTCGGTGCTGGAGGTGATCGATGTAGTGAAGTCGGTCTCCGGCGTCGACTTCCCGGTCAAGCTCTCGCCGCGCCGCCCCGGCGACCCGTCGCGGATCGTCGCCGGGGCGGACCGCATCCGGGCCGAGCTCGGCTGGGTGCCGCAGCACGACGACCTGCGCGAGATCGTCACCCAGGCGCTCGCCTGGGAGGAGGCGCTGGGCCGGCGCAACCGGGTCTGA